From the Salminus brasiliensis chromosome 15, fSalBra1.hap2, whole genome shotgun sequence genome, the window CCAGAATAACTGCTTTGGGATTGCTTGAATgaatataaacataaaatcaaAGCACCTACCTTCTGACCGGAGCTTCCTCCTTAACTCctcattttccttctcctttttgCTCAGCTCTTCTTTATACTCTTCCTCCACTTCACGTCTGACTCTTTCTTCCTGAGCCCTCACATACATGTCAAGAGAATACGGCTGTGCTTCTATCTTTTTTATAATATCCTCCAACAGCTTTTCACCTGCTTGTTTGGAGGATTTCCCCATCTCTGTTTTCACTATTATGTGTCTCTGATCACACACAGCAAGAAAGTCCCTTATTTCTGTGCTGTGTTCAGTAAACTCTGTGACAGGTTGACTGATCGCATGCTCTGTTGTAAACAGGACTATTAAATTGTCTTTCACTCTGGAGCTGAAACTGTCCTGAatcttcttcatttcttctttgtcttcatcagTGAGGGGGCCAACAGGAACGACAAAGAGGAAAGCATGGACTCCAGggtcacagagagagacacagtggaGAGCTGCATACTTCACTTCCTTCTCTTGAGTGTAGCAGAGAGCTGGTATCTCCACCAGGGTAACTGAGCGTCCAGATACTACTCCAGTTCTCCTCACACACGTTAAGCTGGGCTCTGGACTACGCTGGCTCTGGCCCAGTATGAGGTCTGATATGGAGGCTTTCTGTGCTCCATCATGCCCACACAGCACCAAGTTCAACCTCTGAGACACTGAATGAGAAAAACAACAGGTGTGTACCAGCTAGTCAGGTTTAGAACAATAAGAGAAGAAGAATAAAGACATTTACAATTAAGAACAAGAAACCCACAGGAGTGAAAAATACCAATGATGAAAGATATTCAGTAATTTCACCCAAAAATATGAAGATATCAGAAGCAATGATTAGATGCACATGCACTGTAAACGTTAAGTGTTAAGTTTACAACATTGGGAAAGTAACTGGCTTACTTTTGTTTAAGTCTAAAATTAATTTTAAGTCAAGTCTACAAAAGaccttttattctttattaaagCATTGGATACATTATGAAGTTCAGGATCAAGAAATATTTACTAGAAATTTGCTAATACTTGTAATTTAGTTAcacatgtggttggtgtggtgcaacagacctgcaccactacctaccactgagctaccacaccatgtgggagactggggttcgattcccggtctgggtgactgcaggtgctgcgctacaccaataagagtccttgggcaagactcctaacactacattggccctcctctgtaatacgagtaaccttgtaagtcgctctggataagagcgtcagctaaatgccataaatgtaaatgtacatccttttaaacacaataataatatgtaatatgcttaaaaatatttaaattattgttTACATTGTAGCCTACTAAGAACTGAATTATTGTATTGCCTTTGCAGAAGAAAATGCAGAGTAGCTGTGCAGCTCAAGCAATTCCCAGGTGGATTCTAGATAGGTGCAATATCGCTTCAAGTCCCGGTACAGAGAAATAGCAGAGAAGCTGATTAGCATAGTCCAGAGTAAGCAACTTTACCAACTGCTTAGTAACTACTTAAGATGCCATAGGTGTTCCTCTGCTGTtctcagtggttgctatgctactGCCCAGGCAGTTGCTGGAAGTTGTTGTTAGATGTTGGTGGGGTGCTGCTAGCTAATTGCTATGCCAACAATATGATAGTTGCCAgtgtgtttctaggtggttgctatgctactCAAGGTGGCTGTTATGTAGTTATTAAGCTGTTTGCTAAGCAGCTGCTATTTAGTTGGTTGCTGTTCAGTAGTTTGGTTTGGTAATCAGTTTCTCTGCTATTTGGTAAggggttgctatgctgttgctggGAGAAAAAAGCTTTGCACAATCACTAATAAGATTAAGTATTACTCACCCCTGCCATCCTGTTTACCACCACGAGAGAACATCTGCATGAGGCTCCCAAATCTTCCTCCTGGTTgtggaatattaataatgagCATAGTAATGTGATTATTACAGTTTTCTGTAATGGTGTAATTCCTGATTTGTTGCAAATAGTGGTCAATTTCAAGGGATATGATATGTTGTAAAGGCCAAAGGGAGGCGAAttgaaataattcaataatgAACTCAACTGATAAAACTGTTTtccctttattttatttttactgcattttatgAGACTTACTTTTCACTTTCTGTGCTGTTGGTTCAGGCTCTCTTTCTGCTGTTGGTGGTCGAAGCTTCTGCTGTTCTGTTGCAGGAGGAGCCATCACAAATTCCTTCCACTTAAGGTGACCTCCTCCATTCTCTTCAACCATCTTCTCCATCAGCTCCACAGGAGCAGACGGACTGCTTCCACTTCTAAAGTCAAAATGCCAGTTACTGAACTCTGCTATGATCTCATCAGAGACATTCTCTTCACCTGGATCTACACTGCTGCCGGGTTGCGTCAACACTATAGTGTATTTACAGGCCTCCTCAGATAAAGACCGGAGGATGAAATTCAGCTGTTTCCTGTCTGCCTCAGTGAAGTCGTCTCGCTGTAGGACCAGAGCTAGAACATGAGGTCCAGGAGGACACAGAGACatgcactctctcactcgctcatcCAGTTCCTCGTTAGAGAGTTCAGTATCAAACAGGTGAGGAGTGGTGACGAGGCTGAAGCTTTTTCCCTTCACGtttcctcttgctctctcactgcGAAAAGGAATTTCAGTATCGAACGCATCTCTTCCCAGAATGAAGTTTCCCACTCTTCTGTTTTCCTGGTCGTTCTTCCCCAGCGGCACAATCCGCACTGCGTAATGTATTTACAGCATGTTAACTGAAAATATACTGATTATCACAACACACCAGGGTCTCACAGACCCTACAGATTTTGTAAACACCTGAGCTTGGATTTCTTAGTCTATCCCAAGCTGTCAGCCATATCTACAATACCCCCATCAGACTCAGGTTCAGGTTCTTACTGTTCTGTACAAGTTTGGTacaaaggggggaaaaaaaagcatgaAACTACCCAAAGGCACAAGAGTAACCAACGGTGTATTCCCCCTGAGGTGGTTAGTACAGCCAGTAATTAGTAAACGTTAGCGTGTTAAATGTTGTGTTTCGACAATTTCGACAATTTATTTGTACAggtttttacaactgttgtcgtcacaaagcagctttacacaattagtcattaataaaagacaagaaatcaacaacataagaagacatgaaaacctaagacccccagtgagcagccaaagaccacagtggcaaggagaaactcctccctcagagctggaggactcacaagggggacccgacccgcccccctctgatcagaactatttattaattattaataaaagttactGAACCACCTAAACTATTGTACTGAGCCAGGTGTGACAAACACACCTTCATTTCTAAAGAACGGGAGGAAATGGAGCCATGGTTTTTTCAGTCATTGGTTTGAAGTTGGTATTATCtgttttatacaacagttagttcAGACCTTACAATCAAATATTTGTGATTACAGTACAGCCTTTTCACACCACAACTGTATCACTCCACTGATGCGTTGCTATTACAAGTTGAGCTAGGAGGTGCTTTACAGACTGGCTTTTACAAAATTATATTCAGGTTCATTTGGCAACAATTAAAAAGCTGAGCCTTACAGTATCGGCACTTATCTCAGACTGCGCCCGGGGCTCAACAGGTACCTTAACATACCTCCACCTAGTCGTTCCTGACGTTTAAACAATGGCCCTGAGTTTAAGCCTGCAAACAATGTCCTACTAGAAACAATTCAAACAATCAGACGCGCCGGCAGAGACAAAATGACCCATCATCCATCAATTTCACCTGCAGATGAGAAAATGATCAGGGGATCTAATGTCTAATGCAATCCCAGCCGTCCAAAAACGGGTCAAGATCCAACTTCATTATTGGGCGGCGAGGTAAAGAGGGCAACAGAGCacagaacaaaacagacaaGGTTGCTGTCatgaagaaacaaacaaacaggtaaacaaacagtaaaaaacTACAGGTACTGCCAAACCTGGAGACAGCCTACGCCAAGTTGCAACATTAGAAAAATGTCTGGTTtcatttgttgtggaactacGTCTTGGCGGGAGGTATTGTCAATATTAAAGCATATTTATTCTGAAATTCGGGGCTTCTTTGATatattttctttcttccttttgtAAAAACTGTTGTATGAAAGCACTAGAACACTTGAGGTTGCACacttgttaaaaaataaattaataactaacaaataaataaaataaataaatgattagttAAATAAATCATAACTGCGTTATTGAACAACAGGGCATCCACATGTAATCCAAAGAATTCAGTGTAGTAAATCCAGAGAATAGGAATGCAGTGTAACTTACTTTCTGGAGGCAGGATTTTACTTCGCCTCCTCCGAGGTCGTGATGGAtctgtgccacaaacaggagtTACATGAGTATTACTTCCCCATGTGCTGATGTTATATACCTCTGTAAACCTGTTAATatccaacaaacaccagcaaacCCAAAGGCAAAGCCTGCAACAGTAATATATCACTATACCGACCtatgctgttttatttttacCTCTACTCAGGAATGATCACTGTGTCACCAGTTTTGTTTGAtgataaattaatatatttatttataatgtatcagtgttttattaaaaacaatactTTTTACTATAGTACTTACCACTGGCTCTAAATAttattagttcagttcagtacaaTCTAAGTAAGTAAAGTTTTCACATATAAAAGGTGCTGAATATGTGGTTAAACCTCGTATAGACTCTGGTAGTAACTCACTACTatcactgtctctgtctataAGACACTGCTGAACTGCATTAAACACTGGACTGGAACAGGCTTCTCTTTTTCATtactcattattttaaaatgattttaattgGGTTTTACAGAAACTGGATACTTACAGATACTCGACGCCATTTCTGGGGGCTTTTGGAGCTGAAATCTAAAGTGGAATCAGGAAACTTTCAGCAGCTCCCTCTCCGAATCACAGGATCTGGTGTTTATAGTGTAGACTATTATTTATCCTCACATTTAGTCTGAAAGCTCATCTGACATCTGACTTCTAAATATAGCGTAATCTGAAGCCCTGGGTCCGCCTCTCTGATCCAGGGTCTGTCTGTGGCTCTGTCTTCATAACTTTCATAAcgacatattcatatttatgatCATAAATAACAGTATTGTTGAGTGTTACCTGGGTTTAAACCTACACTGGGATCAGTTCACTCACTGTATGTGCTCCTGAGCACTTACAAAACAATAGTGTTATAAACATAAATCAGTGTgaacacagtctgaaataaagTGTGTAACAATAATTACATCAAATAAAGGAGCTGGAGAGGTTCCTAATGAATGAAatctgaagagctggaagccctgatgacgCACCAGTGAGGGCACCTCATAGCTGAGGTCTACATCAGGCTGCAACAAGGAGAGACAGCAGGCCATGTCCTCTGTTAACCTGAGCAGTGTGTTGTAgttggagcagtgggcttttgtttGTAGGATAACGGGCTTGACACTTTTAAAagatttctgtcttttattacttattgttgctttaatggagaaaattcaccaactttttaagagatacatggatgatcagtgattgggctggattaagctaagagcCAAgtgaggagcagctgtgtgtgtgtgtgtgtatgtaagagaatgagagttattagttatgagatttatcCATATTTCATAAGTAAAAGAGAGAGCTGTTCATTACATTGGGGACTGCAGGGGTGCAGATTGGCGTCCTCTGGTGGTGAGGAGCAGGAATCGCAGCTCAATTCAATTCACATCCAGTGCCGGACAGCTCTGAACACTCGGTCTGGTGCTCTTGTTTGCTTGCAGAATCTGATTGTAATGGTCACACACAGCTTTTTTGTAATGAAAAGTTTTATTTAAGGACTGTTTTTACAGTCGTAGCTTGAAGCTTTTTAAAACGGTGTAGATTGGTGCCCTCTGGTGGTCGCTAGCAGGAATCGCAGCTATTCGATTCAAGTTCACGAGCAGACAGACCTGAAAACTGTCCGTCATTCTTATAATTCTAGTTTGTCTTATGGAAACGTGTCAAGCTTGCAGAACCAACTAGTGActgcaaaacacacatttctggaACAACTGAGACTTTATTTAGGCGCTAAAAGGGTTCATTACTCGAAGCCTGTTATAACGGT encodes:
- the LOC140535535 gene encoding GTPase IMAP family member 9-like, giving the protein MASSIYPSRPRRRRSKILPPEMRIVPLGKNDQENRRVGNFILGRDAFDTEIPFRSERARGNVKGKSFSLVTTPHLFDTELSNEELDERVRECMSLCPPGPHVLALVLQRDDFTEADRKQLNFILRSLSEEACKYTIVLTQPGSSVDPGEENVSDEIIAEFSNWHFDFRSGSSPSAPVELMEKMVEENGGGHLKWKEFVMAPPATEQQKLRPPTAEREPEPTAQKVKMSQRLNLVLCGHDGAQKASISDLILGQSQRSPEPSLTCVRRTGVVSGRSVTLVEIPALCYTQEKESMLSSLSFLLAPSLMKTKKK